The following proteins come from a genomic window of Nycticebus coucang isolate mNycCou1 chromosome 11, mNycCou1.pri, whole genome shotgun sequence:
- the LOC128560115 gene encoding uncharacterized protein C16orf74-like has protein sequence MCVISSSGSHNEAPILSDRHLDVPDIIITPPIPTGMMLPRDSRRTVWLHKTRSCLDDIEIDPEA, from the coding sequence ATGTGTGTCAtcagcagcagtggcagccacAATGAGGCTCCCATTCTCAGCGACAGGCACCTGGATGTGCCTGACATCATCATCACCCCTCCGATCCCCACAGGCATGATGCTGCCAAGAGACTCCAGGAGGACGGTCTGGCTGCACAAGACCAGGTCATGCCTGGATGATATAGAAATAGATCCTGAAGCCTGA